From Coffea arabica cultivar ET-39 chromosome 9c, Coffea Arabica ET-39 HiFi, whole genome shotgun sequence, one genomic window encodes:
- the LOC113707790 gene encoding uncharacterized protein has translation MSNSPSFQSLDNSADTDKSSVTILEEKMVEIPSQSSVRSRVRPYVRSKLPRLRWTQDLHHCFVHAVQRLGGEDRATPKAVLQMMNVKGLTVSHVKSHLQMYRSMMQEQTIKEAGVVAGKGNKTQRGIQQPSYFFLHPTGPPQPQYYHYQYKHRLGFGFPNYYMSTPFLYQNNTPTSITYGTQVYKELLPTGLPNNTWKEMPAAANIEYHRNMFDMQLPLPIFCNDFLRRIDGQAGVNEKNEQVPDEASSSSKKMKKIVEGGCSTIFYKEAPGSSSATKDENDINLELTLG, from the exons ATGAGCAATTCTCCATCTTTTCAATCCCTTGATAATTCTGCAGATACCGATAAGTCGTCGGTTACCATCTTGGAAGAGAAGATGGTTGAAATTCCATCACAAAGCAGTGTTAGAAGTCGTGTGAGACCATATGTCAGATCGAAGTTGCCTAGGCTCCGATGGACGCAGGATCTTCACCACTGTTTCGTGCATGCTGTCCAGCGCCTCGGCGGAGAAGACA GGGCAACTCCTAAGGCAGTGCTACAGATGATGAATGTTAAGGGTCTCACTGTATCTCATGTGAAGAGTCACCTGCAG ATGTATAGAAGCATGATGCAAGAGCAGACAATAAAAG AAGCAGGAGTTGTAGCAGGTAAGGGCAATAAGACGCAGAGAGGGATTCAGCAACCATCATACTTCTTCCTTCACCCCACCGGCCCTCCTCAGCCACAATATTACCATTACCAGTACAAACATCGCTTGGGTTTCGGGTTTCCTAACTATTACATGAGTACCCCATTTTTGTACCAAAATAATACTCCTACTTCAATTACTTATGGAACTCAAGTCTACAAGGAGCTGCTTCCCACTGGGCTGCCAAATAATACATG GAAAGAGATGCCCGCAGCAGCTAACATAGAGTATCACAGGAATATGTTCGATATGCAACTTCCCCTTCCAATTTTCTGCAACGATTTCTTGCGTCGCATTGACGGCCAA GCTGGTGTGAATGAGAAAAACGAGCAAGTTCCGGATGAAGCCAGCTCCAGTTctaagaagatgaagaaaatagtAGAGGGTGGATGCAGCACCATATTTTACAAAGAAGCTCCAGGATCATCATCTGCCACCAAAGATGAGAATGATATCAATCTTGAGCTCACTCTTGGTTGA
- the LOC113707839 gene encoding uncharacterized protein, with the protein MADVVQFKLERMLNELEDLERRGLFSRREIAEIVKQRRKFEYRLKRPSPLKEDFLAYIEYEMKLDELRLLRKKALLKHQTGKDKKWKKSVADYAGVSRIVEIYRLATNRFKGDIQLWFQYLEFCRQRRNGRMKKALAQLIRFHPKVPGVWIYAAAWEFDQNLNTAAARALMQNGLRACPTSEDLWVEYLRMELTYLNKLKARRVALGEDDGTLTRDPREAAEKQWRAENSELFMALDEEKEDALESNANAASEEKPDLFRVKGLSILRTVYSGAIEALPSSFSLRTRFLEILEATDLTHSDDMRDEILADLRRDFSKEPEFWDWLARQQTYERRSGQKKNEEIFPEQFRKTIQIYEEGLKAVPSATMFEFYVKFLMDAISCIIGDNQPEDSSKSGQGVDPISHLLMVYEEAQNSGFISEDLACEHVSFLLQLGKLHEARKLVEKLCAGKFSNSVKLWALQISIDMRCVQDRSNSPTKANLSSIFDILINFLTHVAISEAEKLWRMAFKYFAHHQHFFDKLVETSVVALTKFGGSDNGFSLGSTVVNHVLQRDGVQRARGVYKRLLALPRPGLILFQNCIELEMNLASVGNSDCLVNARKLFESALTTYSQEPSLWRDYYTMEVKIGTPDKAAALHWRARKALKYNVKLATTNL; encoded by the exons atggcgGACGTGGTACAGTTCAAGCTGGAGAGGATGCTGAATGAGCTGGAGGATCTAGAGCGGCGCGGCTTGTTCAGCCGGCGGGAGATAGCCGAGATAGTGAAACAGCGGCGGAAGTTCGAGTACCGGCTAAAGAGGCCGAGCCCATTGAAGGAAGACTTTTTGGCGTATATCGAATACGAGATGAAGCTGGACGAGCTGCGGCTGCTTAGGAAGAAAGCTCTGTTGAAGCATCAGACGGGGAAGGataagaaatggaagaaatcaGTGGCGGATTACGCGGGTGTCTCCAGAATCGTGGAGATATATCGGCTGGCTACTAACAGGTTTAAGGGAGATATTCAGCTTTGGTTTCAGTATTTGGAGTTCTGTAGGCAAAGAAGAAATGGCAGAATGAAAAAG GCACTAGCACAGTTGATCCGTTTTCATCCTAAAGTACCTGGGGTCTGGATTTATGCTGCTGCTTGGGAGTTTGACCAGAACTTGAATACTGCTGCTGCTCGTGCTCTCATGCAGAATGGTTTGAGAGCATGCCCAACTTCAGAGGATCTGTGGGTAGAGTATCTTCGCATGGAACTCACATATCTGAACAAGTTGAAAGCTCGAAGGGTTGCTCTAGGAGAGGATGACGGAACATTAACTCGTGATCCCCGTGAAGCTGCTGAGAAGCAATGGAGAGCCGAGAACAGTGAACTGTTTATGGCACTTGATGAGGAAAAGGAGGATGCTTTAGAATCTAATGCCAATGCTGCATCAGAGGAGAAACCAGATCTATTTCGAGTGAAAGGTTTAAGCATCCTTCGAACTGTTTACAGTGGAGCAATTGAAGCCCTTCCTTCTAGTTTCAGCCTACGAACTAGATTTCTTGAGATACTGGAAGCAACAGACTTGACTCATTCAGATGATATGCGAGATGAGATACTTGCCGACTtacgaagggatttttcaaaAGAACCAGAATTTTGGGATTGGCTTGCCAGACAGCAAACTTATGAAAGAAGAAGTGGGCAAAAGAAGAATGAAGAAATTTTCCCTGAACAATTTAGAAAAACGATCCAG ATTTACGAGGAGGGATTGAAAGCTGTGCCTTCAGCTACAATGTTTGAGTTTTATGTAAAGTTCTTAATGGATGCTATTAGTTGCATAATTGGGGACAACCAACCTGAGGATTCCAGCAAATCTGGGCAAGGGGTGGATCCTATTTCTCATTTATTGATGGTTTATGAAGAAGCACAAAACTCGGGGTTCATTTCTGAGGATCTTGCTTGTGAGCATGTGTCATTTCTATTGCAACTGGGGAAACTACATGAAGCTAGAAAGCTTGTGGAAAAGCTTTGTgcaggaaaattctcaaattCTGTGAAACTATGGGCTTTGCAAATTTCAATAGACATGAGATGTGTTCAAGATCGATCCAATTCTCCTACCAAAGCTAATTTATCATCCATCTTCGATATCCTCATAAATTTTCTAACTCATGTTGCCATTTCAGAAGCAGAAAAGCTGTGGCGAATG GCTTTCAAATATTTCGCACATCATCAACACTTTTTTGACAAGCTAGTAGAGACTTCAGTAGTTGCACTGACCAAGTTCGGTGGAAGTGATAATGGCTTTTCTCTCGGTTCCACTGTTGTAAATCATGTCCTTCAAAGGGATGGGGTTCAGAGAGCAAGAGGGGTTTATAAACG ATTGCTTGCGTTGCCTCGTCCAGGGCTAATTCTATTCCAGAACTGCATTGAATTGGAAATGAACCTTGCTTCTGTGGGAAACAGCGATTGTCTTGTAAATGCTCGAAAATTGTTTGAATCTGCCCTCACAACTTATAGCCAAGAACCAAGTTTGTGGAGGGACTATTATACGATGGAGGTTAAG AT